The Anaerobranca gottschalkii DSM 13577 genome segment AGGCTTTATTTAGTCTATTGGAAATTGCAATTCCTAACCCTTGAGGATGATTTATACCCCTAGATAAAATATAGTTAACTCTCAAAGTATCAAAATCCCTTAAAGATTTATATAAATTATTAGCCACGGATAACAAGTTGTTTTTACTACCCACTGGAATAATATGTAGCCTGTCAGCTTTTATTATTTTATCTATATCTTCATCAAAACATAAAACTCCAACATTTTCATAATTTTTTAACAGTTGGGGGATTCTTTTGTTAATTTCCTCTATTACGTTATTATCTTCTCCTAAAATTATTTTCATAGGAGCTTGTGGTTGATAATGTCGATATTTTACTCCTGGCGATAAAATCCTACCTTTTTGAATATCTGTATATTCTTCCACTTCAACTACTTCCCTTAATTCTTCATAAGTTATAGAACCTGGCCTTAAAATTTTAGCTTTACCCTTAGATAAATCTAAAACAGTCGATTCTATCCCTATGGTGGTATTTCCTCCTTGAAAAATATAATCAACTTTTCCGTATAAATCTTCTATAACATGCTCATGATTAGTAGGGCTAGGTCTCCCTGAAGTATTGGCGGAAGGGGCAGCTACAGGCAAATCAGCTTCTTTAATAAGTTCTAATGCTAAAGGATGTCCTGGCATCCTTAAAGCTACTGTGTCTAACCCCCCTAATGTTACTTCTGGAATTACATTTTTTTTAGCTTGTAAAATCACTGTTAGAGGCCCTGGCCAAAAATTCTCCACTAAGAGGTAAAATTCTTTAGGAATATTAACTGCCAACCTTTCCACCCAAGATAAATTACCTAGATGTAAAATTAAAGGATTATCGGCAGGTCTTCCCTTAGCCAAATAAATTTTCTGTACTGCTTCCTTATCCAAACCATTAGCCCCTAATCCATAAACGGTTTCAGTAGGGAAAACCACCGTTTTCCCTTGTTTTATCGCTTCAGCAGCAATCTTTATATCTTGTTTATTTGTATTTAACAGCTGTGTTTTAACCATTTTTTATCCTCTTTTTCCTTTTGATATTAGTAATATATAAAAGGAAGCAGTTAACGGAATTGTTAATATTAAACCTAAACTACCTACTATAGACCGAACTACCTCTGTTGCAATTAAATCCATATTTATAATACGATCATAGGAAGTTTCGTAAGCCCTAAAAATTAGTAAAAGGGGAAGGGAACTTCCAGTATATGCCAAAATCAATGTGTTAACCATAGTCCCCATAATATCTCTACCTACATTCATCCCTGCTTTTAATAAAGCAACTGGTTTTATTTCTGGTAAAGAATTTTGTATTTCAGCCATTGATGATGCCACAGACATTCCTACATCTAGCACCGCTCCTAAAGTTCCGATAATTATCCCTGCAAAAAGGAGGCCTTGAATATCAATTTTAATTGCTTCGTCAATAAAGGAAAGCATTTGAGCTTCTTCTGAACTAAAGCCTGTTAAATGGGCTACTTTGCCAAAAATTACAGCTAATGCTCCCGCTACAATTAAACCACCAATTACTCCAAAGGTGGCAGCAAGACTTTTATTGTTTACTCCTCCAATTATAAATAAAGTTAAAACTGCTATTAAACTAGAAAATGAAATGGCTAAGATCAATGGGTTATAGCCTTTCAAGATTAAAGGCAATAAACCTAAAATAATTACTATTCCCATTATCGTTAAGGTTATCAATGCTTTAAAACCTTTCAATCCACCAATTAGCAACAAAACTACGACAAAAATCCCTACAAGGATATATATATAGTAATCCCTTGCATAACTTTGTATTCCAATATTGATTATTTCATCTCCTGATAATTCGGCATACAAAAGAACCCTTTGTCCGACTCTAAGATCAAGGTCGTATAAAGGATGGCCCATTTTAACATTCTCTAATTCAAACTCTTTACCATAAAATTTTCCCTTAGATGTAATTCTAACACGGAAATCTTGTCTTCCTAAATAAAATTGGTGTTCTGTATCTTCTTCATAGGGTCCAACATAGGTTATTATACCTCTCAAGACTGTATATGGGGGTATTTGGTTGTCGGTATCATATAAATTTATATCTTGATCATTAGAATTTGCCCATACCCCTGCACTAAGAAAAAGGAGAAATATCATACATAGGGTGGACATTACAATTTTCTTCATACTTATTCCTACCCTTCTACACAGTTTTGACATATTCCATAAAATTTTAAATGGTGACCTGTTATTTTAAATTGATATTGTTTTTCTATTTTTTCTTCTAATTGGTCAAGTAAGTCTTCCGCTACTTCAAATACTTCATTACACTTACTGCAAATTAGGTGATGATGATGATGGTCCTCTTCCTTTAATTCATAGCGACTTCTACCATCACCAAAATTCAATTTATGTATTATATCTAATTCTTCAAAAAGTTCTAAAGCTCTATAAATGGTGGCTAAGCCTATATCACCCTTTTCACCTTTAATTATTTCATAAATCTCTTCAGCACTCATATGTTTATCTGTATTTTCCAATAAAATTTCCAATATTCTAGCCCTTTGATTAGTAACTTTGTACCCAGTATTTGCCAATATTTCTCTAGCTTGTTTTGAACTATCACCCATATTTTTTTCCTCCTTTCTTTTTAAATTATAGTTTACCCATTTTACACTGTCAAATTATTACTAAAAAAATATGGTTTATTGTGTTATACAATAAACCATAGGAACTCAAAACAAATTAAAGACAAGTTTATAATTACATTTCACCCAAAACTACCTGAGCTAAGTTTACAGCATGATCCCCAATTCTTTCAAAGTTACTAATAATATCCAAGAAAACTACCCCTGCAGTGGGATGACATAACCCTAAGTTAAGCCTTTCGATGTGTTTATTCCTTAGCTTTTTCTCAAGTTCATCTACAATGTCATCTTCTTCTACAACTTGCCTTGCCAGTTCTAAATTGTTCTCTTTAAGGGCAGTGATAGCTTTATTTGTCATTTTCAATACTGCTTCATACATTTCTCTAATTTCTTCTCTAGCTTTATCAGAAAAAGGAACTTCATTTTCAATTTTAGCTATACATAAATCTGCAATATTTTCACTATGGTCCCCAATTCTTTCAATATCATTAACAGCGTGGAGAAGCATAGTAAGCCTTTCTGAATCCTTACCTGTTAATCCTTTGTTAGATAGTTCAGCCAGGTAAGTTGCTATCTCTTTTTCCAGCTCATCTATTACCTCTTCCCTTTGAGCTACATCCTTTCTGATATCGACCCGATTTTCAAAAAGAATATTTATGGCATCTGTAATCATTTTATTAGAAATTTCCGCCATCCTTACTACTTCTTTTTCAGCAGCTCCTAAGGCAATTGAAGGGGTTTTTAACATTCTTCTATCAATAAATTTTACTCCCCGTTCAATTATTAACTCTTCCCCAGGAACTAATTTTTTAATTAAATTGACAAACTGATTTATAAATGGGAAAAAGATAACGGTGTTAGTTATATTAAATAAAGTATGGGCATTAGCAACTTGTCTAGCCACTAATTCTGCTTCTGTTTTCATAGTTGGTGTTATCAAAACTACCAAATCTGTAAAAGGTTTTAAAATAATGAAAAAGATAACAACACCTATAACATTAAAAACAACATGGGAAACCGCTGCCCTTCTAGCAGTTAAATTAGTTCCAATACTAGCTAACATCGCTGTTACACATGTACCGATATTTGAGCCTAAAATTAAAGCTAAAGCTGAATCTAATGTTAAAACCCCTTCTAAAGTCATAGCAACTACCACACCGGTAGCGGCACTACTTGATTGGACTGCCATTGTAAACAATGCCCCTGCTATAACACCTAAAATAGGGATTTGACCGAAATTGGCGATAAAAGCCATAAATCCCGGTGCAGTTCTTAAAACCCTTAGAGATGCAGACATTGTATTCATTCCTAAAAACAATACTCCAAAACCTAAAATCGCTTGTCCTAAGTATTTGTAAAAACGCTTTTTAGTAAAGAAAGAAAGAACTACTCCTACAGCTATTGCAGGAAGGGCTAACTCTGTAAAACCTTTGAAGGAAACTAACTGGGCAGTAATAGTTGTACCAATATTAGCACCAAAAATTGTTCCTACAGCTTGTGTCAAAGTCATTAAACCGGCATTAACAAAACCTACAATCATTACAGTAGTTGTACTACTACTTTGGACTAATACCGTAACTATTATCCCCGTGATAACAGCCATAAATCTATTAGTGGTTAAAATTTCAAGGATTCTTCTCAACTTATCCCCAGCAGCTTTTTGTAATCCTTCTGCCATCAACTGCATTCCAAAGATAAACAATCCCAAACCACCAAATGCACCAAACAATAGTGGCTTTAAATCAATACCTTCCATTAGTAAATTTTCCTCCATTTCTAATTTAAGTTGCTTCATCTATATCCTATCATATGTTAATAAAATCTCAAAGATATTATTTCTAAAATATGGAAAATATATGTTAAGATTTTGTTACATTTGATAGTCATAAATATGATACTGTATTTTGCCTGTCAAAATTGATTCTACTGTAGTTATATCCTCTTCTTTTATTTTTAATCCTAAATTACAATCTTTCCTTAAATGTCTGGGAACAGGAATAGGGTCTATTGTTATACCATTACTTAACAATAAATCTTCTGCCATTAAAGAATCGTGGTTAGATTCAAATGCCAATAGTTTATATTTCATATTATAACCCTCCTCCCCTTTATTTTATCCTTTTTTATATAAAAACAAAAGAGATAGCTAAAGCTATCTCTCCAGATCGTAAATACCTTCATACTCCACATGGTTTTCTTCTAAAACTTCTATAATTCTATCTTTATCTTTAAGTTTTCCTTCAATACCTAATCCACAATCTGAACTGATATGTCTTGGTATCGGTCGAATTTTAATTTCCAAACCAGCATTTATTAGTACTGTTTCTGCTTTTAAACTATCGTAGGTTGTATGAAAGGTTATAATTATTCCCATTTTTAACTCCCAACTTTAAAAGTATATTCTGCTCCTTCTTCCACTAATTCATATTTTACACCCTTTGTGTTACAAAATCTAGATATATTTTCTTTAGCAACATTAGAATCTACTGTTAACTGAAATGCTCCTCCTAAATCTAGTTCCCTTTTAAACATTAGCAAAGGTTCGGGACAAGCTAAACCCCTAGCGTCCAACTTTCGCATCTGTAGCCCTCCTTACAAAAATAGTTTTTGAATGAGCTAATACAATTATTCCGATAAAAATAAACCCAATAATAACTGCTACTTTTCCATTTACCCCTACTCCTTGTGGGGAAGCAGCTAACCCAAAATTATGGGCAAAGGCAGCTCCAGCCATCATACCAAAAACTGTTATCGCCGAATCAATATTACCTTCTCCTGCTAATATAATTTGCCTTAATGGACAACCTCCCAATAATACAGAACCTAAACCTACTAAAGCCATTCCTAAAAAGTTCCATAGATGATCAGTATGGGCGATTGGTTGGTTAGCAAAACCTAAATTAAATGAACCAAGGGCTAAATTGGTTAATAATGCTGCTACAAAAACAGCAATATAGCCTTTGAGCATATAAAAATCTTTAATTAAAATAACATCTCTAATACCGCCAGCCATACAAAGCCTTGTCCTTTGTCCTATAGCTCCAACCAGAAGCCCTGCTGTCAGTGCGATAGCTATAGGAGCAGTAAAGGAACCTGGACCTTCAGCACTAAAGAAAATAAAAGCTGGTTTTGTTAAAAGAAAAATGAGTAGTATGATCATGAAAGTAGGCATGATAAACCCATTAGAAAGATTTTGCTCTGGTGCTTTCCCCAAAGAAAAGCCAGTTTTTAAAGCCTGTACTCCTAAATAAATACCAAAGGTAAAGCCAAATAATCCGGTTAAAGCATTTAAATCTCCGTTTGCTAATCTCAAAATCATCCTAAAAGGACAACCTAAGAAAACAAGTGCTCCTATCATTACAAAAAATCCTAAGATAAAGCGAAGTAAAGGTGATGAACCTCCTCTAACTTTAAACTCTCTAAAAAAGAGGGATATAAAAAATGAACCAAATAAAAAGCCAATAACTTCTGGTCGAATATACTGTACCAAAGCTGCTCTGTGTAACCCTAAAGCGCCACTTATGTCTCTCACAAAACAAGCTACACAAACCCCCATATTTTTGGGATTTCCTAATTTTACTAAATAAGATCCTAGAAAACCTACAATAAGTCCACCTACAATAAGATAAATTAGATGAGAATACTTTTTCAACTGGAACCCTCCTTGTTATCTTTTTCACTTAATTATATTCTATATCAATAAATAATATCCTTTTATGATATTATAATATTTTCTTATAGTATAAAGTAGAAAAAAAATAAGACCTGTCCTTTCGAACAAGCCTTACTTTTACCTTAATTGATTTTATAGGTTATGTTTCTTCTTGTAATCTTCAATCGCCGCTTTTAATGCATCGGCAGCTAAGTTAGAACAGTGCATTTTAGCAGGAGGTAGTCCCCCTAATTCTTCTGCTACCATTTTATTAGTAAGTTTTAATGCTTCATCTAGTGTTTTCCCTTTAGCCATTTCTGTAACAGCACTGCTAGTTGCTATAGCAGCACCACAGCCAAAGGTTTGGAATTTAATGTCTTGAATAATTCCATTTTCAACTTTTAGATATATTTTCATTATATCTCCACATTTGGCATTACCTACTTCACCAACACCATCAGCATTTTCCAATTCCCCAACATTTCTAGGATTTCTAAAATGATCCATTACTTTTTCAGTGTACATGAACACTCGCTCCTCTCTATTTCCCTTTGTGAATCATTTCTAGAAAGAGGTGACATCTTCCTTAATCTCTCTACCACCTCTGGTATAACTTTTAAGCAATAATCAATATCTTCTTCTGTAGTGTCTTTTCCAAGGGTCAATCTCAATGAACCATGGGCTGTTTGATGGGATAGGCCCATTGCTAATAAAACATGGGATGGATCTAATGATCCTGAAGTACAAGCAGAACCACTAGATGCAGCAATTCCTTCCATATCTAAACTCAGCAAAAGGGCTTCTCCTTCAATGTATTCAATAGATACATTGACATTACCTGGTAGCCTGTTAGTACGGTGACCATTTAATTTAACATCTTCTATTTTTAATAAACCATCAATCAATTTATCCCTTAACCTTGCTATTTCTTTATTTTTCTCAAATGTTTCAATACAAATTTTGGCAGCTTCTCCAAAACCGATTATTCCAGGTACATTTTCAGTTCCTGGACGAATTTTTCTTTCTTGACCACCACCGTAACTTATTCCTTTAATTTTAGTTCCTTTTCTTACATACAGAGCCCCTACTCCTTTGGGTCCATAAATTTTATGGGCTGATATTGTCAATAAATCTACTCCTAATTCTTGGACATCTACTGGTATATTTCCAAAGGTTTGAACTGCATCTGTATGTACATAAATTCCTTTTTCTTTAGCAATTTTTACAACTTCTTTAATGGGTTGTATAGTTCCTACTTCATTATTGGCATGCATAATAGTTATTAAAATAGTATCATCACGGACAGCTGATTTTAAGAATTCCAAGTCAATAAGTCCATCTGAATCTACAGGAACTTTGGTAAGTTCAAAGCCTTCTTTCTCTAAACTTTCACAGGCATCTAACACTGCATGATGTTCTATTACAGAAGTTATTATATGTTTACCTTTATCTTTCAAGGCCTTTGCTACCCCAAAAATCGCTAGGTTATCAGCCTCTGTTCCACCAGAGGTAAAGAAGATCTCTTCAGGAAACTGGGCATTTATCCCTTTTGCCACCTTTTCTCTAGCTTTATCTATTTCAATAGCAACTTCTCTCCCAAATTGATGTATACTAGAAGGGTTGCCGTATAATTCTTTAAAAAATGGTAACATTTTTTCTAAAACTTGGGGATGCACTGGAGTTGTAGCGGCATGATCAAGATATACTCTTCTCATTATAAATTCCTCCTCTTAGGATTTTACTATTTTATATCTTTGACAATATCGTCGAATTTTATTTCATCTAAAACCTTGGCCATAGAATCCCTTAATTTAGCCCAAACAAATTTTGTAATACAATTATCTTCCTTTGTACAACATCCTTCACCTGTGCTATTCTCAATAACACATTCCACTGGTCCTATTGGACCTTCTAGAACCCTAATGGCATCTCCCACTGTAAGTTCTTTAGGATCTTTGGCTAAAACATAGCCTCCTTTAGGGCCTCTGATACTTTCAATTATCCCTGCTTTTTTTAATTCTCTAAAAATCTGTTCTAAATATAGATCCGGCAGGTGTTCCCTTTGGGCAATCTCTTTTAATGTTAAAGGTCCTTGTTTATAATTATGGGCCAATACCGCTAAGGCTCTAACTCCATACTCACCTTTAGTAGTCAACCTCATTTTAAGCCCCCTATCTCTACTAAATTACTCGGGATTAGCTATTAAAAAATACCCGAGTTACTTACTCGAGTATATTATATTAGATTTTCTCTCTTTTGTCAAAGAGTTTAGATAATACTTAACTAAAAATTTTTTTGATAAACTCTATTATTTTTTTTAGCAAATTTAGAATAAAATATTCATATTCTACCTCAACATCTTCTATTTCCCCTGAAGGCTCTGCAAATACCCCTTTTTCCTCTATTTCTCCTACAAGACAAAGGGGAGGGAACATAACACACCACCAATTATCCCCTTTACCTTCTCCTAAAATAATTTTTAAAGCTTTATATTGACCTTTGGGATATACGGTATCTAAATATAATCTTGTAGGAAAGTCGAAATTGCCAAGTTCTCCATGGGCACCATAGGCCAGTCCATTTTCTATCAGCACATTACCAGCTAAATCTTCAATATCTTGTAAATTATTTCCTATAAATTTTTCTATTTCCTTGATTCCTTTAAGATTCTTCAGTTCCTGACTATATTCCTTTAACACTCTATCCCTAACTAAATATTTGACAAATTGATCTTTAGGATTATTACTATTAGCTATTATATGAATCCTTAGTATTTCTTCTCCCTTTAATGCAACTTTACCAGAAAAATAAGTTAATATGCTTAGTAAAGATAAAAAACATACTATTTTCCATTTCCCCACTTTAACTCCCCCTCTACCTAATGTAGTTTTTAATAAAATCTAGTGCCACTTTTTCCAATCTAGAAACTTGAGCTTGAGATATCCCTATTTCCTTTGCCACTTCTACTTGAGTTTTCCCGGCAAAAAACCTCTTAAATAATATTTCCTTTTCCCTTGGGGATAACTTTTCTAAAGCTTCTTTTAACAAAATAGTTTGTAACCAACTTTCATCACAATCGTTATCCTTTACCTGCTCTTCTATATAAACAGGATCTTGGTTATCATTAAAAACTGGTTCGTTTAAGGAAATAGGTTCATAGTTGGCATCTAAAGCAAAAACTATTTCTTCTTCAGGTAGATCCAAGTGGGCGGCTAATTCTTTGATAGTAGGTTCCCTCCCTAATTCCTTTGCTAGCTTTTCCCTTTGTTGTAAAGCTTTATGGGCGATTTTCCTTACTGATCTACTTACTCTAATACTGTTATTATCCCTTAAATATCTCCTTATTTCACCCATTATCATAGGTACAGCATAGGTAGAAAACTTTACTCCAAGGTCTGGATTAAAGTTGTCAACAGCTTTTAAAAGACCAATACACCCAATTTGGAATAAATCATCTAAATTTTCCCCTCTATTTTTAAACCCTTTTAAAACACTGAGTACTAATCTGAGATTTCCCTTTACTATTAATTCCCGAGCCCCTTTATCTCCTTCTAACATTTTCCTAAACAACATGTCCATCTTTTTACTAGAGATTACCGGCAAATTATATGTATCCACTCCACTTACAGTTACTTTGAAATTTTGTTGCATAAAAAATCCCCCTCTTACCAATCTTTTCTAGTTCTGTCACTAACTATTATTGACTGGTAAGAGGAGGTTTTAAACATGAATTTTAAAAATTTTCTTCCAGAAAATTTTCTCCTACAGCTACCCGCTGACGGCCAGCTAGGTCTTTTAAGATATATACTTTTTGAAAGCCCCCTTTTTGTAGAAGCTCCATTGCTCCTTGACCTTGATTATAAGCTATTTCTATAGCCAACGCCCCTCCTTTTTTGAGGGTACCTGGTAATTCCTTTACTAATTCCTGATATATTTCAAGACCTGATTCACCACCAATTAGTGCAGTGTAAGGCTCAAACTCTTTTACTTCCCTTTGCAATGTTTGATATTCCCTTTCCGGAATATATGGAAGATTGGAGACTACTAAATCAACTTCTATATTTTCTTTCTTTAAGGGTTCCAATAGATTTCCATGGAAAAACTTAATTTTATCAGCTACTTCTAATCTTTCGCTATTTAATTTAGCTACTTCTAGACTATCTATTGATAAATCAACAGCATAAATTTTTTTACCTGTATATTTAGCTAAAGAAATACCTATAGCTCCACTCCCTGTTCCTACATCCACTGTTTTGAAATCAGAAATTTTGTTTAGCTCCATATAACTTATAGCCCATTCTACTAAAATTTCTGTATCAGGTCTAGGAATAAGAACCCTTTGATCTACATAGAAATCTAAACCCATAAACCCCTTTTCCTTTACTATATATGCATAAGGGTACCCTTGCCCCCGCTTTTCAACCCATCCCATATAATCTTTTAACTGTTTTTCTGTAAGGGATTGATTTTCCTGTAATGTCAATTTAACTAAAGGAATATTTAATAACTTCTTCAACAATAATTGACTTTCAAAATATGGGTTTTCGATTCCTTGTTTTTTTAGATAGGAAGAAGCCCAAATAAGGGCTTCTTTAATATTTCTAATCATATTATTCAACCTTCTTCAATTTTTCAAGTTGATCTGCAGTAATTAAAGCATCAATTATTTCATCAAGTTCCCCTGCTAAAATTGTATCTAATTTGTGCAAGGTTAAACCGATTCGGTGGTCAGTTACTCTACTTTGAGGGAAATTATATGTCCTTATCCTTTCACTACGATCACCGGTTCCAACTTGGCTTTTACGGTTTTCAGCCATTTCTGCCCGTCTTTCTTCTTCATACTTTTCCATAAGTCTCGCCCTTAATACCCTCATAGCCTTTTCCCTATTTTTAAGCTGAGATTTTTCATCTTGTATAGATACTACAATACCTGTGGGTAAATGGGTAATTCTCACCGCTGATTGAGTAGTGTTAACACTTTGTCCTCCAGGACCAGAAGAACAGAAGGTATCTATTCTTAAATCATTTTGGTTGATCTCAACTTCCACTTCCTCTGCCTCTGGTAGTACCGCTACAGTTATTGTAGAGGTATGGATTCTACCACCAGATTCTGTAGTAGGGATCCTTTGTACCCTGTGAACTCCACTTTCATATTTTAAGCGACTGTAAGCACCTTCACCTTCAATTAGGAAAATTATTTCTTTAATACCCCCTATATCAGTATAGTGGGCATCCATAATTTCAACTCTCCAGCCTTTGGTTTCCGCATAACGGGTATACATTTTAAAGATATCTGCAGCAAATAAAGCTGCTTCATCTCCTCCAGCACTACCCCTGATTTCCATAATAACGTTCTTAGAATCGTTAGGATCCTTAGGTAATAATAAAATTTTCAATCTTTCTTCAAGTTCTTCTTTTTTATCCTCTAATTCTGGTAATTCTTCTTTTGCCAGTTCCACCAACTCTAGATCTATTTTGTTGTATAAAATATCTTTCATTTCTTGATATGATTCAACTACTTTTTTATACTCCCTATATGTGTTAACAATAGGTGTTAAATCGGCATGTTCTTTAGTGTATTTTCTCCATTGCTGCTGGTTATTTGTTATAATTTCTGGGTCTGCTATCAGTCTTTCTAATTCTTCATATTTCTCTTCAATACTTTTAAGTTTATCTAACATCATATTTTTACACCTCTGCTTCGTTAGCAATTTCATCTATATTATATAAATTAGGTTTTTCTCTGTCAATTACACTATCATCTTCAAGAAGGGCTTTTATTGCAGCTATAGCCACTTCAACTTGAGCAGGATCCGGGTTTTTTGTCGTTAATTTTTGGAGCATAAGCCCCGGAAACATGACAATATTTAAAATAGAATTATTATATTTCCCCGTCAATTTAGTAACCTCATAAGCCAAGCCAGCAATCAAAGGAATTAGTACAATCCTTAATAATACCCTAGGAATAAGAGCCATCCAAGGTAATAGGGAAAATATTAAAATACTTATTACCATAACTATCAGTAAAAAAGATGTCCCACATCTTTTATGAAGGGGTGAGTATTTCATAGCATTTTCTACAGTTAGTTCTTCCCCCTGCTCATGACAATGAACCACCATGTGTTCTGCACCATGGTATTGAAATACCCTATGGATTTCTTTAACCTTTGATACGAAAAATATATAAGTTAAAAATATACCTAAGCGAATTAATCCTTCAATGAGATTTTTAAAACCTAAATTATATGGGGTAACTTTTTCTAAAAAACCGGTAATTAAAGTTGGTAAAACAAAAAATAAACCTATGGCAGTTATAACTGCTAAAAATACTGCAGAAAATATTTCTTTTTTACTTAAATTTTCCCCTTCTTCCCCTTCACTTAAATTAGCAGATTTAGTAAGCATTTCCACTCCTACTGATAAAGCCTCTATTAAATTAAGACTCCCTCTAATAACAGGCCAAGAAGATATTCTTTTTTCCTTTTTTAAGCCTAGATTTTTTTTCTCAACATAGATGGTTCCATCAGGTTTTCTTACCGCCAATGTAACTTTATTCTGTAAACGAAACATTACACCTTCTAAAACTGCTTGACCCCCTACCGCTAAACTAGTTTTCTCTTTCAACCTTATCACCCCTTATTTTGGGACTATATGACATCTCCGGCATCTTGCTTCATATGATTCAGTTGCCCCAATTAAAATTACTGGATCATTAGCTTTAGCTGGTTTTCCTTCAATTAACCTCTGGGTTCTGCTGGCCGGATTACCACAAACTACACAAATTGCTTGAAGTTTATCGACATATTCTGAGATAGCCATTAAAGTATGAATGGAACCAAAGGGCATTCCCCTAAAATCTGTATCTAAACCTGCAACTATCACCCTTTTACCCATATTAGCTAATTTTGTACAAACATCTACTATTTTTTCATCTAAAAACTGTGCTTCATCTATAGCTACTACATCGATACTTTCTGTGACATATTGAAGTATTTCCTCAGCTTTACAAATATTAATAGCATTTATTTGATCTCCATTATGGGAGACTACACTATTGACACAATATCTATTATCTATTTCTGGTTTAAATACCAATGTTTTTTTCTTTCCATACCTAGCTCTTTTTACTCTACGGATTAACTCTTCACTTTTCCCAGAAAACATACTACCAGTTATTACTTCAATCCAACCCATATCTTTAATAATATGCATCTTCTTCTCTCCCCCTAAAAACCTTTTAAAGATAAAATTCGACAAAACTATGGATAACCCTGCTATTTTTTAATTTTAAAATTAGATGCAGAGCCCCAAAGGAGACTCTGCATCTAATAAGTTTAAAACTACATGCCGTATTTACGACGGAATTTATCAACACGGCCACCAGCATCAACAAATTTTTGTTTTCCTGTGTAAAATGGATGACATTTTGAGCAAATTTCTACTCTGACTTCTTCTTTAGTTGAACGGGTTTCAATTACTTCACCACAGGCACAAGTAATTGTAGTTTTTTTGTATTCTGGATGAATGGCTTGTTTCATATCAGATTCACCTCTTTCAGCATTTCTTGG includes the following:
- the prfA gene encoding peptide chain release factor 1 yields the protein MLDKLKSIEEKYEELERLIADPEIITNNQQQWRKYTKEHADLTPIVNTYREYKKVVESYQEMKDILYNKIDLELVELAKEELPELEDKKEELEERLKILLLPKDPNDSKNVIMEIRGSAGGDEAALFAADIFKMYTRYAETKGWRVEIMDAHYTDIGGIKEIIFLIEGEGAYSRLKYESGVHRVQRIPTTESGGRIHTSTITVAVLPEAEEVEVEINQNDLRIDTFCSSGPGGQSVNTTQSAVRITHLPTGIVVSIQDEKSQLKNREKAMRVLRARLMEKYEEERRAEMAENRKSQVGTGDRSERIRTYNFPQSRVTDHRIGLTLHKLDTILAGELDEIIDALITADQLEKLKKVE
- a CDS encoding DUF1385 domain-containing protein, whose translation is MKEKTSLAVGGQAVLEGVMFRLQNKVTLAVRKPDGTIYVEKKNLGLKKEKRISSWPVIRGSLNLIEALSVGVEMLTKSANLSEGEEGENLSKKEIFSAVFLAVITAIGLFFVLPTLITGFLEKVTPYNLGFKNLIEGLIRLGIFLTYIFFVSKVKEIHRVFQYHGAEHMVVHCHEQGEELTVENAMKYSPLHKRCGTSFLLIVMVISILIFSLLPWMALIPRVLLRIVLIPLIAGLAYEVTKLTGKYNNSILNIVMFPGLMLQKLTTKNPDPAQVEVAIAAIKALLEDDSVIDREKPNLYNIDEIANEAEV
- a CDS encoding thymidine kinase, with amino-acid sequence MHIIKDMGWIEVITGSMFSGKSEELIRRVKRARYGKKKTLVFKPEIDNRYCVNSVVSHNGDQINAINICKAEEILQYVTESIDVVAIDEAQFLDEKIVDVCTKLANMGKRVIVAGLDTDFRGMPFGSIHTLMAISEYVDKLQAICVVCGNPASRTQRLIEGKPAKANDPVILIGATESYEARCRRCHIVPK
- the rpmE gene encoding 50S ribosomal protein L31, encoding MKQAIHPEYKKTTITCACGEVIETRSTKEEVRVEICSKCHPFYTGKQKFVDAGGRVDKFRRKYGM